The following are from one region of the Caldisericia bacterium genome:
- the aspS gene encoding aspartate--tRNA ligase has product MERSKYCGEINKSDVGKKLTLFGWVKTIRDLGGLTFIELRDRSGFVQIVFDPEKDKTLHKRVKEIGLEWVLKVVGTVRERPKENINDKIPTGEVEVIAEEMEVLNRSDPLPFEIDSKSEINELLRLKYRYLDIRREFMKRNIYIRSKVTNIVRNFLINEGFWEVETPILTKSTPEGARDFLVPSRIYPGKFYALPQSPQLFKQILMISGIDRYFQIAKCFRDEDLRADRQPEFTQIDIEMSFVSEDDIMDVVERMIKKVFEETLNISISIPLRRISYSEAMEKYGSDKPDLRFSLPIIDFTDIFLDSDFKLFKNAIKEGGRVKGFVIKDKILSRKELKEIEERVKDIGLSGVIAYSISDKVSSILSKFISDKQRNRFKNYASEGDTILLFAGKGDEFLELLGKVRLYLGNLFNLIEKEKFELLWVTNFPLFEWNEEEKRWDSKHHPFTSPSPETVELLDKDPGKVYSRAYD; this is encoded by the coding sequence ATGGAGAGGAGTAAGTATTGTGGTGAAATAAACAAAAGTGATGTTGGTAAAAAACTAACTCTTTTTGGATGGGTGAAAACAATTAGAGATCTTGGCGGTTTAACCTTTATTGAATTAAGGGATAGAAGTGGTTTTGTCCAGATAGTTTTTGATCCAGAGAAGGATAAAACTCTCCATAAAAGAGTTAAAGAGATAGGTTTGGAGTGGGTTCTTAAAGTTGTTGGAACTGTTAGGGAAAGACCAAAGGAGAATATAAATGACAAAATCCCCACAGGTGAGGTGGAGGTGATTGCTGAAGAGATGGAGGTGTTGAATAGATCAGATCCCCTTCCCTTTGAAATTGATTCAAAAAGTGAAATAAATGAGCTTTTAAGACTTAAATATAGATACCTTGACATAAGAAGAGAATTTATGAAGAGAAATATATACATTAGATCAAAGGTTACAAATATTGTGAGGAATTTTCTAATAAATGAGGGATTTTGGGAGGTGGAAACACCTATACTTACAAAGAGCACTCCTGAAGGAGCACGAGATTTTCTTGTTCCATCACGCATATATCCTGGAAAATTCTATGCCCTTCCCCAATCTCCTCAGCTCTTCAAGCAGATACTCATGATTTCAGGTATAGATAGATACTTCCAGATTGCAAAGTGCTTTAGAGACGAGGATTTAAGGGCAGACAGACAGCCAGAGTTTACACAAATTGATATAGAGATGTCCTTCGTCTCTGAAGATGACATTATGGATGTTGTTGAGAGAATGATTAAGAAAGTTTTTGAAGAAACTTTAAATATTAGTATTTCGATTCCTTTAAGGAGAATATCTTATTCTGAAGCAATGGAGAAGTATGGTTCAGATAAGCCTGATTTGAGATTTTCACTTCCTATAATTGATTTTACAGATATTTTTTTAGATTCAGATTTTAAGTTATTTAAAAACGCAATAAAAGAGGGTGGAAGAGTCAAAGGGTTTGTGATAAAAGACAAGATTCTGTCAAGAAAAGAGTTAAAAGAGATAGAGGAGAGGGTTAAAGATATTGGATTATCCGGTGTGATAGCTTATTCCATTTCTGATAAAGTTTCTTCAATTCTGTCAAAATTTATAAGTGATAAGCAAAGGAACAGATTTAAAAATTATGCCAGTGAAGGGGATACTATTCTATTGTTTGCAGGGAAAGGTGATGAGTTTTTGGAGTTACTTGGTAAAGTAAGATTGTATCTTGGGAATCTCTTTAACCTTATAGAGAAAGAAAAATTTGAACTTTTATGGGTCACAAACTTTCCTCTCTTTGAATGGAATGAAGAGGAGAAAAGGTGGGATTCAAAACATCATCCCTTTACCTCTCCCTCTCCTGAGACTGTTGAGTTGCTGGATAAAGATCCGGGGAAGGTTTATTCCCGTGCCTATGATT
- a CDS encoding histidine--tRNA ligase — MIKGPKGCPDILPDKTESLYIVISSIRKIVESFGYREIITPIFEHREIFERSVGENTDIVEKEMYTFKDKGGRDLSLRPEGTASVMRAYIEHGMKSLPQPVKLYYFGPMFRYERPQKGRQRQFFHFGIEALGDESPYLDVEVIDLALIILRKLGLKDLSVKINSIGCKRCRPKYREALREYLKPRYEKLCDDCKRRFYSNPLRILDCKKESCKRETEEAPRIIDFLCDECKGHFKKVLELLDILGVRYEIDNRLVRGLDYYTRTVFEVQSGDLGAQNAVLGGGRYDDLSESMGGKKTPGVGFAIGIERLMILLEKTGNLPYRKRKTIYILPISEADYIDAFKLYMDLGEEGNSVLIPYKSKKLKSGITDAVKRGASYLIIVGGEEKKRGNVILRDLSKKVQEEISFMDIKERIKQLEERNGEE, encoded by the coding sequence ATGATCAAAGGTCCAAAGGGATGTCCTGATATTCTTCCAGATAAAACAGAATCGCTATACATTGTAATTTCATCCATAAGAAAAATTGTTGAGAGTTTTGGTTATAGAGAAATTATCACTCCGATCTTTGAACATAGGGAAATTTTTGAGAGAAGTGTTGGTGAGAATACTGATATTGTAGAGAAGGAGATGTACACATTCAAGGATAAAGGAGGAAGAGACCTTTCCTTAAGACCTGAAGGAACAGCATCTGTGATGAGAGCGTATATTGAACATGGTATGAAGTCTCTCCCACAACCTGTGAAGTTATACTACTTTGGACCAATGTTTAGATATGAGAGACCTCAAAAGGGGAGACAGAGGCAGTTCTTCCATTTTGGAATTGAGGCATTGGGTGATGAGAGTCCATACCTTGATGTGGAGGTTATAGATTTGGCTCTTATCATACTAAGGAAACTTGGACTTAAAGATCTAAGTGTGAAGATAAACAGTATTGGATGTAAAAGGTGCAGACCGAAGTATAGAGAGGCGCTGAGAGAGTATCTAAAGCCAAGATATGAGAAGCTATGCGATGATTGTAAGAGAAGGTTCTATTCTAATCCTTTAAGAATACTTGATTGTAAGAAGGAATCATGTAAAAGAGAAACAGAGGAAGCTCCAAGAATCATAGATTTCCTATGTGATGAGTGTAAAGGACATTTCAAGAAAGTTCTTGAACTCCTTGATATTCTTGGTGTCAGGTATGAAATTGACAATAGACTTGTAAGAGGACTTGACTATTATACAAGAACTGTATTTGAGGTTCAATCGGGTGATTTGGGAGCTCAGAATGCTGTTCTTGGTGGCGGTAGATACGATGATCTTTCTGAGAGTATGGGAGGTAAGAAAACGCCAGGTGTTGGATTTGCCATAGGAATAGAGAGATTGATGATTCTTCTTGAGAAAACTGGAAATTTGCCTTACAGAAAAAGAAAAACAATTTATATACTTCCCATTTCAGAGGCAGATTATATAGATGCGTTCAAGTTATACATGGATTTGGGAGAAGAAGGAAACAGTGTACTCATTCCATATAAATCTAAAAAACTAAAGTCTGGTATTACTGATGCAGTAAAGAGAGGTGCATCTTATCTAATAATAGTGGGAGGAGAGGAAAAGAAGAGGGGAAATGTAATTTTAAGAGACTTATCAAAGAAGGTTCAGGAGGAGATTTCCTTTATGGATATAAAGGAAAGAATCAAGCAATTGGAGGAAAGAAATGGAGAGGAGTAA
- a CDS encoding tyrosine--tRNA ligase produces MDIKEQLKIIKKGTLEIINEEELVEKLKRGKPLIVKLGVDPTAPDIHLGHTVVLNKLRDFQRLGHHVVLIIGSGTAMIGDPSGRDKARSGLTPEQIEKNARYYSKQAFKILDREKTEIRYNGEWLLPLKMKEIVELASHFTIARILERDDFFNRYKKGVPIYLHEFLYPVMQAYDSVVIKADVELGGSDQKFNLLFGRDLQRDMGQEPQVAILMPILRGIDGEKRMGKSLGNYIGIDEPPKDMFGKIMSIPDHLIIEYFELLTDRDPDEIEEFKERMDKGENPRDFKLLLAEEIVSRFHSKEDAKRARDNFIKIFSKREIPEDIPIVEIVEDKINLVEFLKDQNLVSSKSEARRLILQGGVSIDGKKVKPEEIIIDVKNGMIIKVGKRRFLKVVKR; encoded by the coding sequence ATTGATATAAAAGAACAGTTAAAGATAATTAAAAAGGGAACCTTAGAGATAATCAATGAGGAGGAACTTGTAGAGAAGTTAAAGAGAGGCAAACCTCTTATTGTAAAACTTGGTGTTGATCCCACAGCTCCAGACATACATCTCGGACACACTGTAGTTTTAAATAAGCTTCGGGATTTTCAGAGACTTGGACATCATGTAGTGCTTATTATAGGGAGTGGAACTGCAATGATAGGAGATCCATCTGGTAGAGATAAAGCAAGGAGTGGCCTTACTCCAGAGCAGATTGAAAAGAATGCCAGATACTATAGTAAGCAGGCATTTAAGATTCTGGATAGAGAAAAGACAGAGATACGATACAATGGTGAGTGGCTTCTTCCCTTAAAGATGAAAGAGATTGTAGAACTTGCCTCACATTTTACAATAGCAAGGATACTTGAAAGGGACGATTTCTTTAACAGGTATAAAAAGGGAGTTCCCATATATCTACACGAGTTTCTATATCCTGTCATGCAGGCATACGATTCAGTAGTGATAAAGGCAGATGTTGAGTTAGGAGGAAGTGACCAGAAATTTAACCTCTTGTTTGGCAGAGATCTCCAAAGAGATATGGGTCAGGAACCCCAGGTTGCAATTCTTATGCCAATACTTAGAGGAATTGACGGAGAAAAGAGGATGGGAAAGAGTCTTGGAAATTATATTGGAATAGATGAACCTCCCAAAGATATGTTTGGAAAAATTATGAGTATTCCAGACCACCTTATAATTGAGTATTTTGAGCTTCTCACAGATAGAGATCCAGACGAGATTGAGGAATTTAAAGAGAGGATGGACAAAGGAGAAAACCCCAGAGATTTTAAACTTCTTTTAGCTGAAGAGATTGTTTCAAGATTTCATTCAAAAGAGGATGCCAAAAGGGCAAGAGATAATTTTATAAAAATTTTCAGTAAAAGGGAGATACCAGAAGATATTCCTATTGTTGAAATTGTAGAGGATAAGATCAATCTCGTAGAGTTTTTAAAGGATCAGAATCTTGTATCTTCAAAAAGTGAGGCAAGAAGATTAATTTTACAGGGAGGTGTATCTATTGATGGGAAAAAGGTAAAACCTGAAGAGATCATAATAGATGTAAAGAATGGTATGATTATAAAAGTTGGAAAGAGAAGATTTTTAAAGGTGGTTAAGAGATGA